A stretch of Gossypium hirsutum isolate 1008001.06 chromosome A06, Gossypium_hirsutum_v2.1, whole genome shotgun sequence DNA encodes these proteins:
- the LOC107956331 gene encoding uncharacterized protein produces the protein MAPYEALYGRKYRTPLCWIELGEWRVLGLELVVETEDQVRLIRNHLKAASDRQKFYIYLKRHEIEYSVGDLVFIKVSPWKKVLRFGRKGKLSLRFIGSYQILKSVGPVAYQLELPPELDRIHDVFYVSMLRRYCSDPTHIILVEEIDVRPDLNFEEELVQILERDVRVLRRKSIALVKVLWQNHSTQEATWESEDAMSQQHPHLF, from the coding sequence atggcaccatacgaggccCTGTATGGTCGTAAGTATCGTACTCCTCTATGTTGGATTGAATTGGGTGAGTGGCGTGTGTTGGGTCTGGAGTTGGTTGTTGAGACAGAGGATCAGGTCCGACTGATTCGGAATCATCTGAAGgcagcttctgatagacagaaattCTATATTTATCTAAAAAGGcatgagattgagtattctgtgggggacttggTTTTTATTAAAGtctctccatggaaaaaggttctgaggtttggtcgtaagggcaagctaAGCCTTAGGTTTATTGGGTCATACCAAATTCTAAAAAGTGTAGGACCTGTCGCGTATCAATTGGAGTTACCTCCGGAGTTGGATCGCATTCATGATGTATTctacgtctcgatgttgagacgctactgctctgatcccacgcatattATTTTGGTTGAGGAGATTGATGTTAGGCCAGATTTGAACTTCGAGGAGGAGCTGGTTCAGATTTTGGAGCGCGACGTTAGGGTCCTACGAAGGAAATCTATCGCCTTAGTGAAGGTGCTGTGGCAGAATCATAGCACTCAGGAAGCCACATGGGAGTCTGAGGATGCGATGAGTCAGCAGCATCCTCATCTGTTTTGA